Proteins encoded in a region of the Campylobacter sp. MIT 99-7217 genome:
- a CDS encoding P-loop NTPase fold protein yields the protein MNELDYAEYVSVDRKRCKEKIKELFKENETKPIAIAINGKWGVGKSHFYKNEIVPLLKKEFKKNPIYTSVFGKKDENEIIKDLVSQFLTIENKKTNIIRKLIKGISNLFGKNIDLDLLFEFLKIKDMSNTIVCIDDFERLSDKIPVQDILGLICELKENKECSVIVIYNEDELFKNSQNKEVFGKYKEKVFDFQIKFSPSTIEQFSILDPKLDKNFDAYKYFPDIINIDKLLENHQTQDKDRNYINLRELNKANHTYQRLLKNFSLEKYPSEEFKKIYNYILYPIAYAYHFGLKKEYFDKDDGTQVSILTSPDTSMYSELLKYLLPYLKNDFEFMQKTGFLDISSPRKCIFLQNFVKKIIDDTMFHTEYIKEWDKKTTLKEASISFFLKHRNDIKSIPYMFGYRILDYAFDEEKVRLFYKKIKSFALDLAIKEHKEEVLALFNQWCDEAYETRNIKGETEYFWISEDTFYYPLKFAFEKLNIEMPKNKLVEYFSQINSSS from the coding sequence ATGAATGAGCTTGATTATGCAGAGTATGTTAGTGTTGATAGAAAGCGATGCAAGGAAAAAATTAAAGAGCTTTTTAAGGAAAATGAGACTAAGCCCATTGCTATTGCGATCAATGGAAAATGGGGTGTTGGAAAAAGTCATTTTTACAAAAATGAAATAGTACCACTTTTAAAAAAGGAATTTAAGAAAAATCCCATTTATACTTCAGTTTTTGGAAAAAAAGATGAAAATGAGATTATTAAGGATTTGGTGTCTCAGTTTTTGACGATAGAAAATAAAAAGACAAATATCATAAGAAAGCTTATAAAAGGAATATCTAATTTATTTGGAAAAAATATAGATTTGGATTTGTTATTTGAATTTCTCAAAATAAAAGATATGAGCAATACCATTGTTTGTATAGATGATTTTGAAAGATTATCAGATAAAATCCCTGTGCAAGATATTTTGGGTTTGATCTGCGAGCTTAAAGAAAATAAAGAATGCTCTGTAATAGTAATCTACAATGAAGATGAGCTCTTTAAAAATAGCCAAAATAAAGAAGTATTTGGAAAATACAAAGAAAAGGTCTTTGACTTTCAAATCAAATTTTCTCCATCTACAATAGAGCAATTTTCTATTTTAGATCCAAAATTAGATAAAAATTTTGATGCCTATAAATATTTTCCTGATATTATAAATATAGATAAACTCTTAGAAAATCATCAAACACAAGATAAAGATCGTAATTATATAAATCTAAGAGAATTAAACAAAGCAAATCACACCTACCAAAGGCTTTTAAAAAATTTTTCTCTAGAAAAATATCCGTCAGAAGAATTTAAAAAAATCTACAATTATATACTTTATCCCATTGCTTATGCTTATCATTTTGGACTTAAAAAAGAATATTTTGACAAAGACGATGGAACACAAGTTTCAATCTTGACCTCTCCAGATACTTCAATGTATAGTGAATTATTAAAATATTTACTACCTTATTTAAAAAATGACTTTGAGTTTATGCAAAAAACCGGTTTTTTAGATATATCATCACCACGAAAATGTATTTTTCTACAAAATTTTGTTAAAAAAATTATCGATGATACTATGTTTCACACAGAATATATCAAAGAATGGGATAAAAAAACCACACTCAAAGAAGCCTCGATAAGCTTCTTTTTAAAACATAGAAATGATATCAAAAGCATTCCATATATGTTTGGATATAGGATACTAGATTATGCCTTTGATGAAGAAAAAGTTCGCCTTTTTTATAAAAAAATAAAAAGCTTTGCATTAGATTTGGCAATAAAAGAGCATAAAGAAGAAGTATTAGCCTTATTTAATCAATGGTGCGATGAAGCTTATGAAACAAGAAATATTAAAGGTGAAACAGAGTATTTTTGGATTAGCGAAGATACTTTTTATTATCCGTTAAAATTTGCATTTGAAAAACTAAATATTGAAATGCCTAAAAATAAACTCGTGGAATATTTTTCACAAATTAACTCTTCATCTTAA